The proteins below come from a single Biomphalaria glabrata chromosome 10, xgBioGlab47.1, whole genome shotgun sequence genomic window:
- the LOC106062717 gene encoding uncharacterized protein LOC106062717, with protein sequence MPKKKRNCSLQRPTLTFVPSPDEKQPPVLTPEFAVHNPITAKSVQVDDQSLNTWVSPQFRFKSCLQQTRARLPSQGGRTTQSLHKSKSFNETLAARERNKRYKQLQFVNYVGNVQQPTLEKDPLHGDQSPLPNNLHSVSVELVTEDIQLNTPEMCLKDHNAFVSKSRYRKNDLPVPRRLSLLLETEASFGLVNKDARLSTKCSDTSIQLESCETEDNILTPLKTITVSNILAPDTPETDYGMPLRKVQLKYGLRDKV encoded by the exons ATgcctaaaaagaaaagaaattgctCTTTGCAACGCCCAACACTGACTTTTGTTCCCAGCCCAGATGAAAAACAACCTCCTGTTCTTACTCCAGAATTTGCTGTGCATAATCCAATAACTGCAAAGTCAGTTCAAGTGGATGACCAGTCTTTAAATACTTGG GTGTCCCCACAGTTTCGGTTCAAATCTTGCTTGCAACAGACTAGAGCAAGGCTCCCTTCTCAAGGGGGCAGAACTACCCAATCACTACATAAAAGTAAATCTTTTAATGAAACATTAGCAGCTCgggaaagaaataaaagataCAAACAATTACAGTTTGTAAACTATGTAGGCAATGTTCAGCAGCCCACTTTGGAAAAAGACCCTTTACATGGAGACCAATCTCCCTTGCCAAATAATTTACATTCAGTTAGTGTTGAACTGGTGACAGAAGACATTCAGTTGAATACCCCAGAAATGTGTTTAAAAGACCACAATGCCTTTGTATCTAAATCCAGATACAGAAAGAATGACTTACCAGTTCCTAGGAGACTGAGTTTGTTACTAGAGACTGAAGCTAGTTTCGGTTTGGTTAACAAAGACGCACGTTTATCTACAAAATGTTCAGATACTTCTATTCAGTTGGAATCTTGTGAAACAGAAGATAATATCCTAACCCCTTTGAAAACCATTACAGTATCAAACATTCTGgcaccggatacaccagaaaCTGATTATGGAATGCCATTACGAAAAGTTCAACTGAAGTATGGTCTCAGGGATAAGGTGTGA